TGTTACAATGCTTTGGGTATTATCAGTAGACCCATCATTAACCACAATCAGTTCAAAGTCTTTGAAAGTTTGAGCCAATATACTGTCAATAGCTCTTTTAATGGTGGCTGCTGAGTTAAATACAGGGAGGATTACCGATACTTTCAAGTTTTTTTCTTCAAAATACCCTTTAGGAATGACCTAAACTCTTTTCTTTCTGATTTAGTAGTTACTATTCTTTTTACAAGGCGCAAATAGCCTGTCAATGTCAGCTTTTCCCGATATCCTGCCTGCTCAACTGGCTCAGGCTTTTTGATGTTTGTAGCAGGCTTTGGTTTAGGTGGGTCGTGTTTTTTTGCCTTTTCATGATCATAAGCAGGGTCGAGTCGGTCAGCGTTCTCAAAACTCTTCAGTGCTTTTTCTTTGTAGCCTAGTTTCTCCTCTACCAGTCCTTTGTTATTAAAGGCGATAGCATCTTCCGGGTCGAGGGCAATAGTCTTTTCGTAATCTTCTATTGCTCCCTTTAGGTCTCCGGCACGTTCCCTGATAAAAGCCCGGCTGGAGTATCTGAAAGGTTTGTTTGGTTCCAGAATAACTGCCTGGTCAAGGTCTTCCAATGCCTTTTTATTATCTCCGGAAAGATGGTATGCAACAGCTCTTTCACTAAAATAAAATGCATTTTGCGGCTCCTGTTCTATAAGCTTACTGAAATCCCCCAAGGCCTCCTCGAATTTTCGAAGTTTAAACCTCGATTTTGCGCGATTATAAAGAGCTTCTGTATGTCCAGAGTCTATGGAGAGGGCCTGGCTGAAAAATGCTATCGCTTCGGAGTAGTTTTCACCTTGGCAGGAAGCCATACCTCTAATAAAGAAGTCCTGTGCTGTCTGGTTCATTTTGTGTTTCGTCTGGGATACTTTCTTCAGTTTCCTTAACTTTTTTCTTTTTGGGAGTTTTTTCCCTTGGAGGTTTTACGGCTTTTGATTGCTTGAGTATTTTTACTTTAACATACTTAACCCGTTTTTTTCGTTTGTCCTTCTTCTTATTATAATAACGGTTGTGATTTACCGGTTTTACATGCTTTACAGTAATATAACTAGCTCTGTTGCAGCCAATTAGTATAGCAACGATCAAGAGTGATATGGTAAGTATTTGTCTCAAGTAGCTCAAATATCAAAACGTAAAGAAGGTCTATTTTATTGAGAAATGGAAGAGGTTTACCTTTGAATAAAGACTAACTGACACTTTCCTCTTTATCAGGCCTGCTTAAACTTTAAGCCTGCGCTCTTTTTGCCTTATCCCAAACCGCAGATTGAGTTCCGTTCACATATCTCAGGAAACCCCTGTAAACAGCATAGTTCATCATAGTGAAGTAATAAGGAATAAAGAACATTTTGAATTTCAGGTTATTATTTTGCAAAATCCATCCGATTGTTGAAAACAAGTAGAAGACTAACTGGAGGGCAAAGATTAACTGGTAAAGCTGACCTCCATAGCGCGCCAGGTAGAAATTAGTAATAAAGATGAGAGGTAATGCCAAAGGAGCAAGTGTCCACCTCAATACGCGGTGAGATATATATTGGAAGCTTAGCATGCCATACCTGAAAATATTAAGCAGTGGTGCCAGTTTGACTATTGCCTGTATGCCTCCGGCAGCAATCCGTATTTTTCTTTTTAGTTCCTCTTTTACAGAAGCAGAGCCTGATTCCATAGCATAAGCGTCCGGCTCATAAACCACTCTATGTCCATTCATTGCTATTTTAAGGGAGATATAAAAATCCTCAATAATAATATTTTCATCCACCGGGTCAAAAAGGTTGGTTCTTACCGCAAATAACTCACCTGCGGCCCCTACTACAGAGTGTAGTTCAGAATCCCATTGCTTAAGTTTTGACTCATACTTCCAGTAGAAGCCTTCCCCCGAAGCGGCCGCGCCATCTGCATCCTTAGAGAGTACCCTCTTTTCACCTGCTACCAAACCCACTTCGGAATCATTGAAATGACGGGCTATGTTCTTTATAGCGTCGTTATTGAGCGTAGTGTTGGCATCTGAAAAGACAATGACCGGTGACTTTATGAACCTGATAACACGATTGACAGCTGCAATCTTTCCATTTCTACTGTCTTCATGATAGTGCTGTACCTCCGGGTAACTTTTAATGATATTCATTGTTTCGTCTGTAGACCCGTCAGTTACAATTAGAACTTTGAGCTTGTCAGCAGGGTAATCAATGTTAAGTGAGTTTTCGATTTTTTGTCGAATACAATCTTCTTCATTATAGGCTGCAATGACATGGGTCACTTCAGGGTATTTTGAAATGTCAGGTATCGATCTTTGAGAGCCGAATGCTCTCTTAATTTTGACCAGAAGGAAAAGCAGAAACCCATAGCCAACGTAAGAATAAACAACAATGAATATGCATATCCAAAAACAAATTTCAATAAGTTCCTTCATTAAGCGTGTTTTATGATCAGGTTTAGATGTAATATGAGCATTGGAAATATCGGCAAAAAAGGTTTATCATATCATGAAATCAAAAGAATTAACTTTCTTTTTGGATAAAATGTTATGTGTCAAAGATAAAATAGGTGTAATATTTATTTAAATTTGTTATTGAAAAACAGTAATTTACAAAGATTTTGAGCAGTTTAAATACAACCATACGAGTTTTGCTTATGACAGCAACATATTGTTGTGTGTCATTGTATGCATGGGCTCAATCTCCGGCTTTTACAAGTGTACCTGTAGAAACTGGCACTTTTGATGCACTCTATACCTATGATATTACTACAAGTGGCCAGGTAATTATTTCACGTGAGATATTACTTACCTCTGGTACTTTTCCGGATGGCATTACCCTGACTGATAACGGTGATGGGACTGCGCTAATGGAAGGTACACCCACTGAAACGGGTAGTTTTCCCATCGAATTAACCGTGCGTGAGACCCTTTTTCCTATAAATAATGATGTTCAGGCTTTCACACTGACTATTGATAAAGCTGCCGCAACGGTTACCTTAGGCACGACCAGTGTAGTATACAGCGGCTCCCCTCAATCAGCCACCGCAGCAACCACACCGCCCGGGCTGACAGTTGATTTCACCTATGACGAATCCAGCTCGCCGCCGACAGAGGTAGGGACCTATGTTTTGGAAGCCACTATCAATGATGAGAACTATGAAGGGTCAGCCAGTGGCACCTTTGAGATCACCAAAGCACCGGCAACGGTTACGTTGGGTACAACCAGCGTGATATACAACGGCTCCCCTCAATCAGCCACCGCAACAACTACACCACCCGGGTTGACAGTTGATTTCACCTATGACGGATCCAGCTCGCCGCCGACAGAGGTAGGGACCTATGTTTTGGAAGCCACAATCAATGATGAGAACTATGAAGGGTCAGCCAGTGGCACCTTTGAGATCACCAAAGCACCGGCAACGGTTACGTTGGGTACAACCAGCGTGGTATACAACGGTTCCCCTCAATCAGCCACCGCAGCAACCACACCGCCCGGGCTGACAGTTGATTTCACCTATGACGGATCCAACTCGCCGCTGACAGAGGTAGGAAGCTATGCTTTGGAAGCCACAATCAATGATGAGAACTATGAAGGGTCAGCCAGTGGTACCTTTGAGATCACCAAAGCACCGGCAACGGTTACGTTGGGTACAACCAGCGTGGTATACAACGGCTCCCCGCAGTCGGCCACCGCCACGACCACACCAACCGGGTTGGCTGTTGATTTCACCTATAACGGATCCAGCTCGCCGCCGACAGAGGTAGGAAGCTATGCTTTGGAAGCCACAATCATTGATGGGAATTATGAAGGATCGGCCAGCGGTACTTTTGAAATTACAAAGGCAAACGCTACCATAACTCTTGGTACGACCAGTGTGGTTTATAATGGTTCAGGACAGTCGGCAACAGCTACTACCAGTCCGGCGGATCTGGATTTGATCTTCACTTATGACGGTTCAACCAGCTTGCCGGTAAATGCGGGCACATATGCCCTTGAAGTAACTATAGATGATCCGGATTATGAAGGGTCAGTCAGTGGCACCTTTGAGATTACCAAAGCGCCGGCAACTGTTACTTTGGGCACTACCAGCGTAGCATACAATGGTTCCCCTCAATCCGCAACAGCCACAACAAGTCCATCTGGTCTTACAGTTAACTTCACCTACGACGGATCGGCTTCACCACCTACCAGTGTTGGTACCTATGCATTATTGGCCACTATTAATGATGCTAACTATGAAGGTTCGGCTTCTGGCACATTTGAAATTACCAAGGCTAATGCCGCTGTCTCATTTACTTCATTAAGCGCTGTGTTTGACGGAACTCCTAAAATGGCAGCAGTTACGACAACCCCGTCAGGGCTCTCTGTTTCGTTTACCTACAATGGTTCGCCTACTCCACCTACGAATGCCGGTAGTTATAATGTAGTTGCTACAGTGGCTGATCCTAATTACACGGGGTCAGCAAGCGATGTGTTTGTGATTCAGAAGGGAACGGCCACCATTACTTTTGGTAGCCTGGCGTTTATATATGATGGTACAGCTAAAAGTGCAACTGCGACAACCAGTCCTTCAGGACTTGCGGTAAATTTCACCTATAACGGTTCTTTGACGGCTCCTGTTAATGCGGGAAGCTATGTAGTGCAGGCTACAGTGAACACACCAAATTATTCAGGGTTGGCAACCAATACACTTACTATCAGTAAGGCCGCTGCTTCTATAACTATTTCAAACCTTAATCAAAACTATGACGGGAGCCCTAAACCTGTAACGGTCACGACCGTACCTTCAGGGTTAACGACCATTGTTACCTATAATGGTTCCACAGCGGTACCTTCGGCCTCGGGTTCTTATGCGGTACAGGTTACAATCAATGAAACAAATTACAGCGGGTCTGCTTCAAATACCTTGAAAATAAATGCACCTCCAACTACGTCGGGCATTGCAGATGTGCCTGTAAATGAAGATGCTGCAAATTATTTTATTAATCTGCGAAATTCGTTTAATGATGCGGAAGATGGAAGTTTGTTAACTTATTCCATTGTTGCTAATACTAACCCTTCTCTATTTGCTGATCTGTTTATAACCTCTTCAGGTGGGGTAAGGAGGCTTACTATCGATTTTGCTCCTGATAAATACGGAGATGCTGATATCACGATAAGAGCGACCGATAGTGGCGGGCTCTGGGTAGAGGATCAGTTTCATGTAAGCGTAGCCTCTGTGCAGGATATACCCAAAATAATTTCTGATCCTGTAAATGGTATTCTACAAGGGGAAAACTACTATTATGAAGTGATTGCTACTGATGCTGATGAAGCAGATGTCTTAACTTATACTAATGTATTTAAACCGGCATGGCTCACTTTTACTGATAATGGAGGTGGCATAGCGGAGCTGTCGGGCGTTGCCGCTGTTTCTGATATAGGTGATCATTTTGTTTCATTGGAGGTAAGTGACAATAATGGAAATAAACACACTCAGAACTTTACAATAAGTGTAGCAGCTTCTAATGAGCAACCGGTCTTTACATCAACGCCGGTTACGTCCGTAGCAGAAGATGCACCATATACTTATAATATCACTACGACCGACCCCGACAATAACAACAGAACTATAACTGCTCCAACATTGCCTTCATGGCTAACTTTTACCGATCACGGAAACGGAACAGCTACACTTCAAGGAACACCGAGTAATTCAAATGTAGGTAGCCATGCAGTATTGTTAAGAGTAACAGATATTTTCGGAATTTCCTCAGATCAATCATTCAGTATTGCCGTTTCCAACACTAATGATGCTCCTGAGTTTACCTCTTCGCCGGTGATATCCGCAAAGCAAAGTGTAACTTATACTTATAGCATCACTACCACTGATGTAGATGCAGGTGATAGCAGGTCTATTGTATCGACAACCACATTGCCTGCATGGCTTAGTCTTACTGATAATGGCAATGGATCTGCAACTTTGACGGGAGTCCATCCTGTAAGCGAGACTAACAATTTAACTTATCCCATTAACCTGAAGGTACAGGATACAGGCGGTGCCAGTGATACACAGTCCTTTACGATTACAGTTCAGTATGAAAATAACCCGCCAACTTTAGACCCTATTGCAGATCTTAGCCCTGTGAATGAAGATGCCGGTGCTGTCACGGTTCCGCTGAGTGGTATAACTGCCGGTACGGGTGAGAGCCAACAGCTAACAGTATCTGCCGTTTCTGACAATACTGACCTTATTAATAATTTCACCATTAATTATACAAGCCCGGAGCCTGCCGGCTCTTTGGTTTTTCAGCCTGTAGCAGATGCTTATGGCAGTGCCACCGTTACGGTAACCGTTCAGGATGATGGTGCAGCAGTGAAAAACAGTATAGTGCGTACATTTTTAGTAACTGTGAACCCGATAAATGATAAGCCGGTGTTTACCAGTAGTGTCTCAGATATTCGGGTAATTGTAGGAGAAGAGTATGTCTATAACATCACCACCTATGATGCGGATGCTGGTGATGTGCTTGCCATAACTGGTGACATTGCTGCTCCATGGCTATCCCTCTCTGATACCGGAGATGGTACCGCAGTGTTGTCCGGTACAGTGCCGTCTGATGCAACAGGCGATTTTCTGGTGACATTAACAGTGACCGATATGCTTGGAGAGTTTTCAACCCAGTCTTATACTATAGGTATTAACAGATTGCCGGTCGTCAGCGATGTTGGTATTACGGTTAATGAGGATGAAGGCTATTCATTAGGAGTTAGTGATTTTAGCACTGGCTATCAGGATCCGGATGGTGACAATATTGATAGAATCAGGATTGAAACTTTGCCCAGTCTGATGGGCAGTTTTGAATGGAAAGGGACGGCGCTGAAGCCAGGTGATGAGGTGCAGGTTGCGGGAGGCAATATTAGTGGCTTGATTTATACCGGGCCTAAAGATCAAAGTGGACAAACCACATTTAACTGGAGTGCTTACGACGGCTATAATTGGTCGCAACAATCTGCCAAAGCCACTATTAATATTGTTTCTGTAAATGACGTACCATTCCTTACCCATGCAGATGATACCCTTTACTATAGTCAGGGAGATGCGGCCCGATCGATAACTGAGACTTTAATTATAAACGATGTTGACAATGCTGATATGGCGGGTGCCACCATTAAGATTGAAACAGGTTATGTCAACGGAGAAGATGTGCTGCTTTACGATAATACATTAAATGCCAATATCACTGGTAGTTTTGAAGCCTCACAGGGAGTATTGACTCTTAGCGGTGCGGATAAGAGGTCTGCGTATGAAGATGCCCTGGCGAACGTACAATATCGAAATACGGTGTTGGGTGTTACAGATGTTTTAAACAAAAGCGTTTCCGTAACGGTAAGTGATGGCATTGAGACAAGTAATAAAATAATCAGGCAAATTAAAATTGCCGAAGTACTACCTGAAGTGAAAATTTTTAGTGCTTTTACGCCCAATGAGGATGGTTCGAACGATACCTGGTATTTCGACAATCTGGGTTTTTACTCGGTAATAAAGATATCGGTTTTTGACGAAAAAGGTATAAAGGTATTTAATTGTTCTACAAATGATTGTCAATGGGACGGTACGTATAATGGCAAACCATTGGCGGCGGGTCCTTACTTTTATACTATAGATCTTAATAATGGCAAACGTAAGTATAAGGGTACAGTAACTATATTTAAATAGGCTGAAACACAATGGGTTTTCTTCTTTTGTGATCGTTAAAACTTTTGATTATTTCAGTTGTTTGTGAAGAGTAGTGATTGTGATTGACAACGCTGCATCTGAAATATTAAAGATAACGTTCACAGTGAAGCCCAATATTTTATATAGATCTTTTTTGATTATCACCTTTACCAGTATTTATGCTTTATTGGCTGCGCAACCTGAATTTACCAGTACTCCGGTAGAGGAAGGAAAGCTGGATGAAAATTATGAATATAACATTACTACAAGTGACTGGTGGTTCTTTACGAGAGAGATAATACTATCAGGTGGTACTTTGCCTGGCGGAATAGAATTAAAGGATAATGGTGATGGTACAGCAGAGCTGGAGGGGAAACCAAATGAGGCAGGAACTTTTCCTATAGAGATAATGGTGAGAAGAGTTTACGATAATACCCAATATTCGGTGCAGTCCTTCACCCTGACTATTCATAAAAAAGAGGGAACGATAACCCTTCATGACCTCAACGTCACTTATAACGGGGCGCCTTACATTCCGGGAGTAACAACTTCTCCTTCAGGGCTGGTTGTGGATCTTACCTATAATGGTTCAGCCACTACACCTGTAAATGCAGGTTCATATACAGTGGAAGCTACCATTAATGACCCCCAATATGAGGGTAATACCTCGGGAATACTCACTATTGCAAAGGCTCATGCCACTGTTCAGCTGGCTGATATTTCACCTATTTATAATGGAAGTCCCAGACAGGCATCTGCGACGACCATACCAAACGGACTGGCAGTTGATTTTTTGTATGATGGCGAGCCCATAGCTCCCACCAACGCGGGTATTTATGAATTGATGGCTGTTATCAGTGATCTCAATTATACAGGCAGTGCTACCGGCACTTTTACTATTCAGAAAAAAGAAGCAGTGGTAACGCTGTCAAACTTGATTGCGGCCTACGATGGTTCCGCTAAACCAGTGACCGTAACCACCGATCCGGCGGGATTAAACGTAAGGGTGACTTATAATGGTACAGTGTCTCCGCCAGTGGATAAAGGGACCTATGCAGTGGAAGCTGAGGTTCGTGAACAGAATTATTTTGGAGAAGTCAGAGCTACATTGGTAATCAATGATAATGGCGATGACGGAGGTGATGGCACAGGAGGACGACCAGTGATCAGTAATCTGGAGAGCGAGCCTATACTTTACCGTCAGGGCGACCCGGGAATAGCAGTGAGTCAAACATTGATCATTAATGATTTTGATGATACAGAAATGGAAGGAGCAACTGTAATGATTGACGTTAACTATTTCCCTGATGAAGATATGCTGCTGTATAATAATAAAGAAAATAAAAACATTACCGCTGACTTTGACCAAGAGCACGGCTTACTTACTTTAACGGGGACAGATACAAGGTCCAACTATGAAATAGCGCTGTCAAAGGTACATTATAAGAACAGGATTTTAGGGGAAACAAATACTGTCAAAAAACGCGTTTCCATAACTGTAGATGACGGATCATACAAGAGTAGTCCGGTTTCAAGAGATATAAATATTTATGTACTCCCCGAACTTGACATAGTAAATGCTTTTACTCCAAATGGAGATAATGTAAATGATTATTGGAATTTTGTAAATTTGGAACTTTATTCGGTAATCTCAATTTCGATATTTGATTACAACGGGACAGAGGTTTTTAGGTGTCAGGGAGAAGATTGTGTATGGGATGGTAGGTATAATGGTAAACTACTTCCTGCCGGGGCCTATTTTTATACCATTGACCTGGATAACGGAAAGAGAAAATACCGTGGTACGGTGACATTATTAAGATGATTAGCAAAACACAACAAATCGGTTTGTTGCTTTCTTTAGGGTTAATTTTTCTTAGCCTAAAGGGGTATTGCCAACAGCAGGCTTTTACACAGTATTATTTAAACCTACCTTCGGTAAACCCCGGATATACCGGAATGGAGCCTTTCCTTGATGTCAAGAGTGCTTTTCGGCAAAGATGGAATGGTTTTGAAGATAAAAATAACTCCATATACCTGAGCGGCTATGCTTCACTGGGGCGAACGTCTCCAACTGTTTTCAAAAACAATTCCCTGAGAATAAGCAATCCTGAAGCTTATGATAAAGTAGCTAATTCCAACTCTCTGAAACGGATGCACGGGGTAGGAGGTATGGTTACCTCTCAGACTGTTGGGCCTTTCAAGTCTATGTCCGCGAACCTTAATTATGCTTATCACTTGCCCTTATCTCGTAGTACAAGCTTATCAATGGGTACAAGGGTGAGGTATATAAACTATGATATTAACCTTAATGGCTACACCTTCAGAGAAGAGAGCGACCCGTTTATTGATATGCTCAGAGATTCAAATGGAGGAAAGCAACAACAGTTTGTTGGGGATTTCGGAATGACTCTCTACAGTGACAAATTTTATGTGGGATTTTCATCATCTAATTTAATTTCAGAATCCCTGGGAGAAGGAGAGTTGCTACAACTGGCCTCGGACATTTCGTATCATGCGACCATTGGTGTACAACTTGACCTAAGTCCGGTAATTGATATTTATCCCGGGGCGCGGGTGAGTCATAGTGACCTTTATGGGGTTACCTGGGAGGCCAATACCCGTGTAAGGTATGATGAAATGATCTATGTAGGGCTGACATATGAAAATGATGTAAAAGCTGCAGTACTTTTTGGTTTGACTTTTGAGAACAAGTATAGTATTAACTATTCCTATGACTATTATCTTAACGATCTAAGAGAATTTACTACCGGTAATCATGAATTTACGCTGGGAATAGCCATTTTTAATAAATATTCTACTCCTGCAAGGCTATGGTAAAGCCTGGGGTATAGGATTAATCAAAAGACTAAATGCATAATCAGAGTATAATTTTAATATTCACTATTTTATTACTGGCAGGAATAGCTGTTACAGGTCAGGCCCAGGATCTGGAGTTTGCAGAGCCTGCTAAGCTTGGCAGTGCGATTAATTCTGACTCCGAGGAGGTAAACCCGATCTTGTCACACGACGGCCTGAAACTTTATTTTGTAAGGGCACTGCACAATGGAAATACGGGAGGGAAGTATGCGGGTATGGATATATGGATGTCCGAAAGAAAAGATGGCAATGAATGGGGCGAGGCTACTAACAATATAGGCCTTTTGAATAATAAAGATAATAATGCAGTAATTGGAGTAAAGCATGATAACGAGGTGCTTTACCTTTTGAATACATACAATAATCACCGGGGCATAGCTTTTACCAAAAACTATAATGGTAAATGGACCACTCCTGAAGTTATTGACATCCCGGGTATCAACCGGGACGACTTTGTAGGCTTTTATATGAGTCCGACATATGATGTTTTACTCATATCAATGAAGGGGGATAAATCCCAGGTAAATGAAGACCTTTATGTAAGTTTAAAGAATATGGGGGGCTATTGGAGCAAACCTGTCAGCCTTGGTACCACCATTAATACATCGGGATTTGAAATATCGCCGTACTTATCTGACGATAAAAAGAGACTGTATTTTGCCAGTAACGGACATGGAGGCTATGGGGATGCTGACATTTTTGTGTCAGAACGTTTATATGACAGCTGGACAGTGTGGAGCAAGCCCAGAAATCTGGGAAGCAAAATAAATAGCCCAGGATTTGATGCCTACCTTAGCATCGGCCCTGATTCCATTGTAATGTTTTCAAGTAACAGAGACGGAACCCTGTCTGATATATACCAGACTAGGGTGGTTGGTGTTGAAAAAAATACCCAGGCGGCACTTAAGGAAAGTCTTATAGAGGAAGCCAGAAAAATATTAGCTGATCTGAGAAACGAGGGGTCTAAGCGGGAGCACTTTATAGCCTTTGATAAACAGTCTGCTGACATTCCTGAAAGCCAGAAGACAAAATTGTCTGATGTGGTAAAAGATTTGAATTATCAGCGCTACTCTCGGATAAATTTGCTCAGTTTTGCAGACGAAAATGAAAAAGTCGAGGTTAACAATAAAAGATTGGATAAAATTGTAAATTATTTGAAGCTTTCTGGAATTAATGAGGATAAGATAAGTGTTACTAGTTCTGGGAAGTTGTATGGTGCTGAATCAGGTGGCACCGTTGACGAAAAACAGCAAGGTGTTTTAATTATAATCTCGAATCCACCAAACTAATTGCGGATAAAGAAATGAACATTTATTATCTCATAAATTTAATAAAGAAGCGGTTGTGGCTTCTGATTATCATTCCGATAATAGGAGCCACTGTGGCCTTTATCGTCATGTCGAGCCTGCCCAAAAGTTATAGATCCAGTTCACAACTGGCAACAGGTTTCACAACAGACGAATCGGTGAAACTAACAGATGAGAAGTTTAACATGGGTAAAACCGCCCAGGATTTCAATAACCTCATTGAGCAAATAAACTCGGAGTTAGTTGTTACTCTTGTCTCATATAATCTCATTATTCATGACCTTACTTCGGAAACTCCATTTAGAACGGTGGATTATTCCGAAAATGAGGATATTAAACGCCCTACCCCTGAGCAAAAGCAAGAATGGGTCAAGCTGTATAAGGAGAAACTAAAATCAATGCAATTGTTATCTGCCTTTGATCCTGTGGAGGTAAAATTGCTTGAACAGCTGAAGTTGTACAGATACAACTCATTCTGGTTAAAGGAAAGTGGGTTAAATATTCACCGTGTTAAAAATTCAGACTTCATCTCTATCGAATTTACCTCCGAAAACCCGTTGCTATCGGCTTATGTGGTAAATACTTTGAGTGATGAATTCATTCGTTACAACAGAAACCTGAAATCTTCTTTGTCGGATGAATCCGTTTCGCTGCTGGCTAAATTGGTCGAAGAGAAAAAAGCTGTCCTTGACGAACATACAGCCAGGCTAAATGACTTCAAAAGCAATAACCAGGTGCTTAATCAGCAATTAGAAAGTGACCTGAAGATAAATCAGATCATGGAGTATGAAGTGAAGAAGCGGGAAGAAGAGGGTAGCATTAAGGCATTAAGGCTTTCCATTATCCAAACTAAAAATAAGCTGGACAGAGCAAGCAATAAAAATGGGAGAAACAATGCCAAGGTACTTCAGCTACGCGATAGGATTAATAAGCTCAATCAACTTTATATTGATGGAGGGTCACAAGACGCTGAGCTGGAGAGTACAATTACGCAGTTGAGAGAGGAAATGCAGGCGGAAATGACCAAGTTAGGTACAGAGGCTACCTTGCTTGATGAAGCCGCACTGCAGGAGGAACTGGACAGCTACGAATTGCAACTTGATATTGCGGAGTCAAACCTGGCAAGCATTAACAATACACTGGCGAGGCTCAGGTCTCAGATCTCATCTCACAACACCAAAGAGTCTACGCTTGAAGGCCTTACCAAGGAAGTTGAACTCGCAACCAAGGAGTATAACCAGGCACTGGATAAATATAACGAGTATAAAAATCGTTCGTTAGTTTTAGGGAGCTCTATAAGGATTGTAAAGGAAGGCCAGCCTG
This region of Fulvivirga ulvae genomic DNA includes:
- a CDS encoding tetratricopeptide repeat protein, with protein sequence MNQTAQDFFIRGMASCQGENYSEAIAFFSQALSIDSGHTEALYNRAKSRFKLRKFEEALGDFSKLIEQEPQNAFYFSERAVAYHLSGDNKKALEDLDQAVILEPNKPFRYSSRAFIRERAGDLKGAIEDYEKTIALDPEDAIAFNNKGLVEEKLGYKEKALKSFENADRLDPAYDHEKAKKHDPPKPKPATNIKKPEPVEQAGYREKLTLTGYLRLVKRIVTTKSERKEFRSFLKGILKKKT
- a CDS encoding glycosyltransferase family 2 protein; the encoded protein is MKELIEICFWICIFIVVYSYVGYGFLLFLLVKIKRAFGSQRSIPDISKYPEVTHVIAAYNEEDCIRQKIENSLNIDYPADKLKVLIVTDGSTDETMNIIKSYPEVQHYHEDSRNGKIAAVNRVIRFIKSPVIVFSDANTTLNNDAIKNIARHFNDSEVGLVAGEKRVLSKDADGAAASGEGFYWKYESKLKQWDSELHSVVGAAGELFAVRTNLFDPVDENIIIEDFYISLKIAMNGHRVVYEPDAYAMESGSASVKEELKRKIRIAAGGIQAIVKLAPLLNIFRYGMLSFQYISHRVLRWTLAPLALPLIFITNFYLARYGGQLYQLIFALQLVFYLFSTIGWILQNNNLKFKMFFIPYYFTMMNYAVYRGFLRYVNGTQSAVWDKAKRAQA
- a CDS encoding MBG domain-containing protein, producing MTATYCCVSLYAWAQSPAFTSVPVETGTFDALYTYDITTSGQVIISREILLTSGTFPDGITLTDNGDGTALMEGTPTETGSFPIELTVRETLFPINNDVQAFTLTIDKAAATVTLGTTSVVYSGSPQSATAATTPPGLTVDFTYDESSSPPTEVGTYVLEATINDENYEGSASGTFEITKAPATVTLGTTSVIYNGSPQSATATTTPPGLTVDFTYDGSSSPPTEVGTYVLEATINDENYEGSASGTFEITKAPATVTLGTTSVVYNGSPQSATAATTPPGLTVDFTYDGSNSPLTEVGSYALEATINDENYEGSASGTFEITKAPATVTLGTTSVVYNGSPQSATATTTPTGLAVDFTYNGSSSPPTEVGSYALEATIIDGNYEGSASGTFEITKANATITLGTTSVVYNGSGQSATATTSPADLDLIFTYDGSTSLPVNAGTYALEVTIDDPDYEGSVSGTFEITKAPATVTLGTTSVAYNGSPQSATATTSPSGLTVNFTYDGSASPPTSVGTYALLATINDANYEGSASGTFEITKANAAVSFTSLSAVFDGTPKMAAVTTTPSGLSVSFTYNGSPTPPTNAGSYNVVATVADPNYTGSASDVFVIQKGTATITFGSLAFIYDGTAKSATATTSPSGLAVNFTYNGSLTAPVNAGSYVVQATVNTPNYSGLATNTLTISKAAASITISNLNQNYDGSPKPVTVTTVPSGLTTIVTYNGSTAVPSASGSYAVQVTINETNYSGSASNTLKINAPPTTSGIADVPVNEDAANYFINLRNSFNDAEDGSLLTYSIVANTNPSLFADLFITSSGGVRRLTIDFAPDKYGDADITIRATDSGGLWVEDQFHVSVASVQDIPKIISDPVNGILQGENYYYEVIATDADEADVLTYTNVFKPAWLTFTDNGGGIAELSGVAAVSDIGDHFVSLEVSDNNGNKHTQNFTISVAASNEQPVFTSTPVTSVAEDAPYTYNITTTDPDNNNRTITAPTLPSWLTFTDHGNGTATLQGTPSNSNVGSHAVLLRVTDIFGISSDQSFSIAVSNTNDAPEFTSSPVISAKQSVTYTYSITTTDVDAGDSRSIVSTTTLPAWLSLTDNGNGSATLTGVHPVSETNNLTYPINLKVQDTGGASDTQSFTITVQYENNPPTLDPIADLSPVNEDAGAVTVPLSGITAGTGESQQLTVSAVSDNTDLINNFTINYTSPEPAGSLVFQPVADAYGSATVTVTVQDDGAAVKNSIVRTFLVTVNPINDKPVFTSSVSDIRVIVGEEYVYNITTYDADAGDVLAITGDIAAPWLSLSDTGDGTAVLSGTVPSDATGDFLVTLTVTDMLGEFSTQSYTIGINRLPVVSDVGITVNEDEGYSLGVSDFSTGYQDPDGDNIDRIRIETLPSLMGSFEWKGTALKPGDEVQVAGGNISGLIYTGPKDQSGQTTFNWSAYDGYNWSQQSAKATINIVSVNDVPFLTHADDTLYYSQGDAARSITETLIINDVDNADMAGATIKIETGYVNGEDVLLYDNTLNANITGSFEASQGVLTLSGADKRSAYEDALANVQYRNTVLGVTDVLNKSVSVTVSDGIETSNKIIRQIKIAEVLPEVKIFSAFTPNEDGSNDTWYFDNLGFYSVIKISVFDEKGIKVFNCSTNDCQWDGTYNGKPLAAGPYFYTIDLNNGKRKYKGTVTIFK